In Gigantopelta aegis isolate Gae_Host chromosome 6, Gae_host_genome, whole genome shotgun sequence, the following are encoded in one genomic region:
- the LOC121375331 gene encoding interferon-inducible GTPase 5-like encodes MMSSHQDDMPLLNVAVIGKSGTGKSTFINAYFGLPHTEDYAAMTDVVECTQITTPYYLPGCDVVLWDVPGFGTQRCQDDADYIHKINLKNFDFYLLLSCSKISEYEILLHNEIAKQGKRYFYIRTKFDRELKNEKMAHRATFSEENTRNKIRKEITDKFPDVPVYFVDSLKPDMYDFPSLKLLVKEGTLFSKSSHRDVQRKGEYMVEVRNNRQRPAAVREKCIIL; translated from the coding sequence TCATCAAGACGATATGCCTCTGCTTAATGTTGCAGTCATTGGAAAAAGTGGCACAGGAAAATCAACATTTATAAATGCATACTTTGGGTTGCCACACACTGAAGATTATGCAGCTATGACCGATGTTGTAGAATGTACACAAATAACAACGCCCTACTATCTACCAGGCTGCGATGTTGTTCTGTGGGATGTCCCAGGGTTTGGTACTCAACGCTGTCAAGATGATGCAGATTAcatacacaaaattaatttgaaaaactTTGATTTTTACCTGTTGCTTTCTTGCAGTAAAATAAGTGAGTATGAAATTTTACTGCACAATGAAATCGCTAAACAAGGAAAGCGATACTTCTACATAAGAACCAAATTTGACAGAGAACTGAAAAATGAGAAAATGGCTCACAGAGCTACATTCAGTGAAGAAAACACCAGGAACAAAATAAGGAAGGAGATTACAGACAAGTTCCCTGATGTTCCGGTTTATTTTGTTGATTCCCTGAAACCAGACATGTATGATTTTCCCAGTCTGAAGTTACTTGTTAAAGAGGGGACACTCTTTTCAAAGTCCTCTCACCGAGATGTTCAGCGAAAAGGGGAGTACATGGTGGAAGTTCGAAATAATCGTCAGCGTCCAGCTGCTGTGAGGGAAAAATGTATTATACTGTGA
- the LOC121374403 gene encoding interferon-inducible GTPase 5-like: protein MADDSFGKFSEQELQEAKQYVDAHGVSGIVDFINDKANQWRYIGIIGESAVGKSSFINCIRDVTADDIGGAAVGTGNTTTEPTWYCHPYNEELVFWDLPGVGTPKYPRNEKYLDSINFEKYDFFLILSDSRFSTNDVWLAKEIDKRGKRFFFVSAKIDEAMENEQEIRGEDFSASAVLDKINKDCQNNFKVAQLTDTSVFCISNYHREMWQFEELMEQLIVALPEMKRISLVLSIGPVSKQVIGQKTKILKDRIWKMSTLSALAAAGGALVPIPLVGGAIGVAVDLGILIAEVNFYLKQYGLNDESLKQLADRTNTTVDYYIKSLTFASSLVTKRQTIKTFVFDVIKRQATKQVQKTAARELAKFIPIIGSVVAGGVSFGTCYYILEKTIKEFEADALSVVGAAIQQTSSQI from the coding sequence ATGGCAGACGACAGTTTTGGTAAATTTTCTGAACAGGAACTTCAAGAAGCAAAACAATATGTCGACGCACATGGTGTGTCTGGTATCGTTGATTTTATTAACGATAAGGCTAACCAATGGAGGTATATTGGCATTATTGGAGAGTCGGCGGTTGGCAAATCCTCGTTCATAAACTGCATTCGTGACGTAACAGCAGACGACATCGGTGGCGCCGCTGTTGGAACTGGTAATACAACAACAGAACCAACCTGGTATTGTCATCCTTATAACGAAGAACTTGTATTCTGGGACCTGCCCGGTGTAGGAACACCGAAATATCcaagaaatgaaaaatactTGGACAGCATCAACTTTGAAAAGTATGATTTTTTCCTAATTCTGTCAGACAGTCGATTTTCAACCAACGACGTTTGGTTAGCAAAAGAGATAGACAAGAGAGGAAAGCGGTTCTTCTTTGTTAGTGCAAAAATTGACGAAGCGATGGAAAATGAACAGGAAATCCGAGGAGAGGATTTCTCAGCGAGTGCTGTGCTggacaaaataaacaaagactgccaaaacaattttaaagtgGCCCAGCTGACCGACACTAGCGTGTTTTGTATTTCTAATTACCACAGAGAGATGTGGCAGTTTGAAGAGCTCATGGAACAGCTGATAGTCGCACTGCCGGAGATGAAGAGGATTTCTCTTGTACTTTCCATTGGCCCAGTATCCAAACAAGTCATTGGACAGAAAACCAAGATCTTAAAGGACAGGATATGGAAAATGTCTACCCTTTCCGCCTTGGCTGCAGCCGGCGGTGCGTTGGTTCCAATCCCACTGGTAGGTGGGGCGATTGGTGTTGCCGTAGATCTTGGTATTCTAATAGCGGAAGTTAACTTCTACCTCAAACAGTATGGCCTAAATGACGAGTCGTTGAAACAGCTGGCAGACCGGACCAACACGACTGTTGACTACTACATAAAGTCACTCACGTTTGCCTCGTCACTTGTCACCAAACGACAAACCATaaagacttttgtttttgacGTCATAAAACGTCAAGCGACCAAGCAAGTTCAGAAAACTGCTGCCAGGGAACTTGCTAAATTTATTCCGATAATAGGTAGTGTTGTGGCAGGCGGGGTGTCTTTTGGCACATGCTACTACATTctagaaaaaacaatcaaagagTTTGAGGCGGATGCACTTTCCGTTGTTGGTGCTGCCATTCAGCAGACAAGTTCTCAAATTTGA